A single Chryseobacterium sp. DNA region contains:
- a CDS encoding rhodanese-like domain-containing protein, producing MSLIEVIQSGNYELVDVREPMELEMDGNIDGAKNIPLGEVEDRQDEILSIEKPVILFCRSGNRSGKALEFLNSQGLKDGYNGGGWADLKAVLESNQGTF from the coding sequence ATGTCTTTAATAGAAGTAATACAATCCGGAAACTATGAATTGGTCGACGTTCGTGAGCCTATGGAGCTTGAGATGGACGGAAATATCGATGGTGCCAAGAATATTCCTCTAGGTGAAGTAGAAGATAGACAGGATGAGATTTTATCTATCGAAAAGCCGGTGATCCTATTCTGCAGAAGCGGAAACAGAAGCGGAAAAGCATTGGAATTTCTTAACAGTCAAGGATTAAAGGACGGTTATAACGGCGGCGGCTGGGCTGATCTGAAAGCTGTTCTTGAATCAAATCAGGGAACTTTTTAA
- the queG gene encoding tRNA epoxyqueuosine(34) reductase QueG translates to MNAGAEKYSQLIKSKAKSFGFQSCGISKADFLEEDAGRLEEWLKNNFNGEMKYMENHFDKRLDPRLLVEGSKSVISLSYNYFPEEKISILENYKISKYAYAEDYHEVIKEILREMVAELQEEIGEFGFRVFVDSAPVLERSWARKSGIGWVGKNANLITKQNGSFYFLAEIICDLELIPDHETTDHCGTCRKCIDACPTDAIVSEKIIDGSRCISYATIELKNEIPDHFKGKMEDWMFGCDICQDVCPWNRFSAPNKQSRFKPNEALKNFKKGEWKELTQEIFSEIFRKSPVKRTKFAGLKRNIEFLKKSSDPF, encoded by the coding sequence ATGAATGCAGGTGCCGAAAAATATTCCCAACTGATAAAATCCAAGGCCAAAAGTTTTGGGTTTCAAAGCTGTGGCATTTCGAAAGCTGATTTTTTGGAGGAAGATGCAGGACGCCTTGAGGAATGGCTGAAGAATAATTTCAATGGCGAAATGAAATATATGGAAAATCATTTTGACAAAAGACTTGATCCAAGACTGCTGGTAGAAGGCTCTAAATCTGTGATTTCACTTTCATACAATTATTTCCCCGAGGAGAAAATTTCAATCCTGGAAAACTACAAGATCTCAAAATATGCCTATGCAGAGGATTATCATGAAGTTATTAAAGAGATCCTTCGTGAAATGGTAGCCGAACTGCAGGAAGAAATAGGAGAATTCGGGTTCCGGGTTTTTGTAGACTCTGCACCGGTTTTAGAAAGAAGCTGGGCCAGAAAATCCGGAATTGGATGGGTAGGGAAAAATGCCAACCTGATCACCAAACAAAACGGCTCCTTTTATTTCCTGGCAGAAATTATCTGCGACCTGGAATTGATTCCTGATCATGAAACCACAGATCATTGCGGAACCTGCCGGAAATGTATTGATGCATGCCCTACAGATGCTATAGTTTCTGAAAAGATCATTGACGGAAGCCGTTGTATTTCTTATGCTACAATAGAGCTGAAAAATGAAATTCCCGATCATTTTAAAGGTAAGATGGAAGACTGGATGTTTGGGTGTGATATCTGCCAGGATGTATGCCCCTGGAACAGATTTTCCGCTCCGAACAAGCAAAGCCGGTTTAAACCCAATGAAGCCCTGAAAAATTTTAAAAAAGGAGAATGGAAAGAGCTGACTCAGGAAATTTTCTCTGAAATTTTCAGAAAATCACCAGTGAAAAGAACAAAATTTGCCGGCCTGAAAAGAAATATTGAATTTTTGAAGAAGTCTTCAGACCCATTTTAA
- a CDS encoding TIGR02117 family protein — protein MTVKIVLWYILKGLGIILGIVILYVILGLLIPYIPVSANNDGQKKEIPIYIYTNGVHTDIVMPVKNDLQDWSLKIPFANTKSKRTDYNYIGIGWGDKGFYLDTPTWADLKFSTAVKAAFWLSDSAMHCTYYTSMQEGDDCKMMMISRSQYESLVAFVENKFDRDQNGNFILIPTNAVYGDHDAFYDAKGTYSFLYTCNTWANNALKAAGQKAALWTPSDFGIFQHYK, from the coding sequence ATGACTGTGAAAATTGTATTATGGTATATCTTAAAGGGGCTGGGAATTATTTTAGGAATCGTGATCCTCTATGTGATTCTGGGTCTGCTGATCCCCTATATTCCTGTTTCAGCAAATAATGACGGACAGAAGAAGGAAATCCCTATTTATATTTACACCAATGGAGTACATACCGATATTGTAATGCCTGTAAAGAATGACCTGCAGGACTGGAGTCTTAAAATTCCTTTTGCCAATACAAAATCTAAGAGAACGGATTATAACTATATAGGAATAGGATGGGGAGATAAAGGGTTTTATCTGGATACCCCTACCTGGGCTGACCTGAAGTTCTCAACCGCCGTAAAAGCGGCATTCTGGCTGAGTGATTCAGCGATGCACTGTACTTATTATACCTCCATGCAAGAAGGCGATGACTGTAAAATGATGATGATCAGCAGAAGCCAGTATGAGAGCCTGGTAGCATTTGTGGAAAATAAATTTGACCGGGATCAGAATGGAAACTTTATATTGATTCCTACCAATGCCGTTTACGGAGATCATGACGCCTTTTATGATGCCAAAGGAACCTATAGTTTTCTTTACACCTGTAATACATGGGCCAATAATGCATTGAAAGCTGCCGGGCAGAAAGCTGCTCTTTGGACGCCTTCCGATTTTGGAATTTTTCAACATTATAAATAG
- a CDS encoding SRPBCC family protein: protein MKHTLFREQQLKCDIETAWKFFSSANNLSEITPNDMGFIVLTEMEDDEIYEGMLIDYYVSPLLGIKMKWQTEITHVDFQKSFIDFQKKGPYRVWNHHHEFIPNEEGVLMRDTIDYELPMGFLGEIAHRLFVRKKLEYIFDYRFRVLRKLF, encoded by the coding sequence ATGAAACATACGCTTTTCCGCGAACAGCAGTTGAAATGTGATATAGAAACTGCCTGGAAATTTTTTTCTTCGGCCAATAATCTTTCCGAAATTACTCCCAACGATATGGGATTCATTGTTCTGACAGAAATGGAAGATGATGAGATCTATGAAGGAATGCTTATTGATTATTATGTTTCGCCTTTATTGGGAATTAAAATGAAATGGCAGACGGAAATCACGCACGTGGATTTTCAAAAAAGCTTCATCGATTTTCAGAAAAAAGGACCTTATAGAGTATGGAATCACCACCATGAATTTATCCCTAATGAAGAGGGCGTTTTAATGAGGGATACCATAGATTATGAACTTCCTATGGGATTCCTGGGAGAAATAGCGCACCGTCTTTTTGTCAGAAAGAAACTGGAATATATTTTCGATTACCGTTTCCGGGTATTGCGTAAGTTGTTTTAA